In the Silvanigrella aquatica genome, TCACAACAACCCCTTCCCTTTACCGTAGCTTCCCCTGTTTTTGAGAAACATGGAATACCTCAAGTATCCGCGTTGTTGAAAATAAACTTGATATATTTCTTACCCTAGTGGACTGGAATATATTGTTATAAATAACCTAACACATATTGATAAAAATCGCGTTCAAGTTGTACAATTTTGTTTTAGAAATGACACCGAACAAGAAGCATCAATAGAAGATATTTTAAGAGATGAAAATAATAAAGGAAAAGAAACGACATATATAAATCATAATGAATCTTTTGCTAACGATTTAAATACGTCTTTTGCTTCTAAAGATTCATAATTTTATAAATATATTAAAAATCTATACTCTGTTTTCAAACTTTTTTATGAATAAGTGAGGCATTTAGTTTTTTAATCCCAAATAAATATCAATAATAGAGTTTTTAGGATCCCTTGCACTTTCTCCATACACTTCGAAATCTGTTTTAAAAGCTCTTTGTCCCCCTAAATCATCAGGGGTCATATTCCAAATTTTATACCAAGCGGCAATTATAATGTCGGGCATACTTCCTTGTGAAGTTGAAACCACAGCATATTTTCCAAGTTGTAATTTTTTAAAAATAAGATTTTCAAAATGGTCTTCGGGTTTTGATTCAGGAACTTCATACCCTAAGAAAAAGTTATAATTACCATTGTGATCACTTTCATAATCAGAGTATATGGCATATATATTTTCTGATAATTTATTATTTATTTTTTCAGAAAGATTGTCTTTAAAAAATTTTTCCCAAACTTTTAGTATATTTCCATTTTCTGACGCTTCAATTTTATTATTTGTCCGCATTTCAATACCAATAAAAAATTTTTGAGTATTAATATCAACTAATTTCATAATATACCCCAACAAAGAATAAGAAATTTATAAATCGAAGGAGCATATTGAAAAAAGAAAAAGAAATCTATTTTGATATTGATATTTTATGAGGAACGGATTTTATGCCATATTTTTTTGCAATCTCTGAATTTTTATCTAAAATACACAAACCGTCTATGCCGAAATCAGCCAAAACCTTATTCGCAGATTTGAAATCAGAATTAAAAGTACTGACTATAATATAGTTCTTATTTAATGACTCATCTTTTTTCGTAGCCTTTAAACTTTCTATGCAGTCCGAACACCAAGTTGAAAAGAAAATTAAAGTGACAGGACTTTTTTCTTCAACTAATTTTTCGAACTCCTGCAGATTTACGATTTTACAATCTGCATAAACAGAAAAAGGGTAAAGAATAAACAAAAGAAACAATATTTTGTTTATAATTTTTATAAGCACATTTATCATAATTAAAAGAATGTTCTTTCATATGAAACAGCTGCTGTGTCTGATGTGGTCTGCTTTGAATTTGTAAAAGCACCTAAATTTCCATCATAAGCACCGCCTAGAGTATAGGAAAAACGAAGAGTGTCTTGATCTGTTACATTAAATTTAGCATTCGCAAACACAGAATTAGACTGAGCTGGGCCTAATATTTTTTCACTGGTTTCATCGGTATTTACATTTTTTAAGTATATTTTTTCTTTGCTAATGTGATCTAAAATCACACCTGCTTGTAAAGAAAATCTTAAATCTTTAAAAGCATGACCTACTGTTAATATCGTCGTATATTGCAAATCACGAGTTCTTTTATATTGAACTTCGTCAGGTGCAAAATTATTATTTGGAGTTCTATCAAAAGAATAGGTGATCATTTGAGCTACGCCGAATTGAATAGCAGGCATGCCCCACCAAAAATCAACACCACTTGTGACTTGGTGAAAACCATTTCCTACCGTATCTACAGCACCACCGTCTTTATCAACCATATTTTTTGCAACACTCGGTTTATAACTTCCTAATAATTGAATTTGTGGACGATAAATATTATCCATCCCCATATTTAATAAATTGTATCTTCCCGCAAGAATGGGATCGCCATACAAATATTTTACTTTAGTTCCTTCTGCAGGAGTGCTGAGATCAGCTGGTCCTTGATTTTGTAAAAAGGTACCAGTTAAAGTAACAAATGAATTTTCTGTAGTACGATATCCTGCGGCTAAAATAAATGATCTTCGCGATGTGATCATTTTATTGACGTGTCGTGTTGTCTTTGAGCCCCCTGGAATTCCATAATTCATATAATTTGAATTTTGTGATAAACCAAAATACATTTTAAAATTTTCATTGGGATTTAATACAAGTGGAGAAGTGGCGCTAGATCCACAAGAAGAGCAGGCATAACTATAATTAGCTGAAATTCCAAAAGAAATAAGAGCTGCTGTTTTTATAATATTATTTATTTTCACTTTATAATTTTCCTATACAATAAATGAAATAATTCATACGTTTATTTTATTTAATAAACATAGTAATTTCTTGAATAGGAATTTTGAAAAGTGAATACAAGAAAATAAGGTGAAACAAATTGTTGCAGCAATTTAAAAAGTAATTATTTTAATAAGTTATATATTTTATTAAGATTTTTTATCATCAGGAAAAGAACTGCTAAATGTATAACTATTTACTGTATCATTGTTATTAAAAC is a window encoding:
- a CDS encoding TlpA family protein disulfide reductase; the protein is MINVLIKIINKILFLLFILYPFSVYADCKIVNLQEFEKLVEEKSPVTLIFFSTWCSDCIESLKATKKDESLNKNYIIVSTFNSDFKSANKVLADFGIDGLCILDKNSEIAKKYGIKSVPHKISISK
- a CDS encoding GyrI-like domain-containing protein, which gives rise to MKLVDINTQKFFIGIEMRTNNKIEASENGNILKVWEKFFKDNLSEKINNKLSENIYAIYSDYESDHNGNYNFFLGYEVPESKPEDHFENLIFKKLQLGKYAVVSTSQGSMPDIIIAAWYKIWNMTPDDLGGQRAFKTDFEVYGESARDPKNSIIDIYLGLKN